The Methanobrevibacter sp. TMH8 region CACTTATCTTTGTTAATTTCAATACTTTCTGCACCAGGGGTTCTATCAACATCAATAGCATCAGCTGGGCACATTTCATCACATATTCCACAGTGGATACAAACATCTTCATCCACTTCAATCTCACCAGTTACTAAGTTTGATCTTTCTGGTAAAGATCTAGCTATAGTAATAGCTTCTCTAGGACATGCAATTTCACATCTTTGACAATAAATACAAGTATCATCATCTATTTCGGCAGATGCGACATAATGAGGATATGAAGCAATTTCAGAAATAGGTTCGTTATCGATAGTGAATTCTAATGCATTTACAGGACATAATCCACTGCACATACCACAGAGAACACATTTATCTTCATCTATATCTATTTTAGATTGGTCTATTTCCTCTCTTACGATAGGTCCCATATCTGCTACTTTAATAGCATCTACTGGGCAAGTGGATTCACATATTCCACAACCAATACAAATATGATCTTTGAAAGACAAATTTCTTATTTCTTCTGCTGATCTTTTAATGTCAAAGCCTTCATCTTTAACTTCTTTCGTATTCGCGATCATTATTTACCTCCAATATTTTTATAGAATTTGTTGGGCATCCTTCTTGACAAAGAAGGCATCCACAACAGCAAATGGAGTTTATGTGAGCTTTCAAGGAGTCTAAACTAACTGCCTTCATTAAGCACAAATCTACACACAATCCACATCCAATACATGAATCTGCAACTTCTGTACGATAATCCCCGTTTTTACAAATTGATACAATTTTACGGGTTTTTCGCTCGTCTTTAAATAAAGTTTGTGTCAATATCAAAAAATCTTTTGGACACATGTTTGTTATAGTCTTAGCTACATCAATTGAATTCCAAGATAAATTTCTACCATTAAGGTAGTGAGAAACAGTAGAGCGGTCAATATCCAGCTCATCTGCAATCATTTGCTGATTGAAACCTTTTTTTTTAAGTTCGATTGCAGCTAAGTATTTAAGACCAGAAGCTATATGAGTTGGCATGTTCTTTCACCATGTGTATTATATACACATTTGATTCTTATTAATATAAAGATACCTACTAGAAGAATATAGAAATACTTATATATTAGAGTGTAGTATACACACATCTAATGAATTTTAAAAACAAATAAAAAATGATTTAAAGAGCAATTAGTATCAAATAATAATAAAATTAATAAAATAAATGATAAAAATAGATTAATTAAAAAAATATAAATATAAAATCGTTGTAAACAGAATATAACGATTTTCAAAAAATAGAAAAATATGGTGAAAATACTTAAAAATTAGGAGATCCAAAACTATTTTTTAATAAATTTATTTATAAATAAAATTTAAAAAAATGAATAAAAATCATTACAAAAAAATGAAAAAATAAAATGAAAAAATTATAAAAAATTATGAAAAAATATAATGAAAATATGATGAAAATAACAAAAATATTATGTAAATATTATGAAAAAATCATACTAAAATTATTGGAAAAAATGAGAAAAAATGAGAAAAATGTGAAAATCTTATTAATTTTTAAAAAATTATTAAAATTATAAAATTAAATAATTAAATATTTAAATATAAATTATTTTTAAAATTATTTTTAAAATAATAATTATAAAATTAAATAATTATTAATAATTAAATTATAAAATTAAATATTATTTTATTGAATCTTTAAGATTAGATTCATTAATGATTTTCATTAGTATAATAAGGTTCTCTATTATTGATACCTTGTAAAAATATAGATTTAAGTTTATCTTGCGAAATACCCTCTCTTATTGGACCAATTATATCAATAAGATTGTCATTTCTAAGTAAACATGGTTTAATTTTTCCTTCTGGAGTTATTCTGAGCCTAGTACAATTTTCACAAAATTTAGTGTTATCCATTGGTCTAACAACTTCAATTTCACCATCATCAATGAAATATTTTTTTCTGTCTTGCATAAACTTACGAGTTTTGATCTTTTCAGCCATATTCTCCAAATCTTTTTCTAATGGTCCCATATCAAAATGATATTCCTCACTAAAAGCATTATCATCACAATTTTCGGATTTCATTAACTCAATTAATTGAAGAACAATTCCATTTTCTTTTGCAAAATCAAACATTTCCATTACTTCATCATCGTTTATTCCTTTCATGATGACCATGTTTAATTTAACTGGATTTAAACCAACTTCAACAGCTTTTAATACTCCTTTTTTTGCTTCTTTAAGATAGCTTTTTGATGTAATTTTTTTGTAAGTATCTGGATTTAATGTATCAAAACTAATATTGACTCTGTTTAATCCTGCATTAAACAAATCTTCAGCATATTTATCTAATAAAATTCCATTTGTAGTTATTGAAATATCTTTAAAATCTAAGGAAGCTGTTTTTTCGACAATTTCAACAATATCTTTCCTAATAAGAGGTTCTCCACCAGAAAACCTTATTTTTTTGATACCTAAAGATTTAGCTACTTTTAAAATTTGAAAAATCTCATCAGGAGTCATTTCTTT contains the following coding sequences:
- a CDS encoding helix-turn-helix domain-containing protein gives rise to the protein MPTHIASGLKYLAAIELKKKGFNQQMIADELDIDRSTVSHYLNGRNLSWNSIDVAKTITNMCPKDFLILTQTLFKDERKTRKIVSICKNGDYRTEVADSCIGCGLCVDLCLMKAVSLDSLKAHINSICCCGCLLCQEGCPTNSIKILEVNNDREYERS
- the fwdF gene encoding tungsten-dependent formylmethanofuran dehydrogenase subunit FwdF, coding for MIANTKEVKDEGFDIKRSAEEIRNLSFKDHICIGCGICESTCPVDAIKVADMGPIVREEIDQSKIDIDEDKCVLCGMCSGLCPVNALEFTIDNEPISEIASYPHYVASAEIDDDTCIYCQRCEIACPREAITIARSLPERSNLVTGEIEVDEDVCIHCGICDEMCPADAIDVDRTPGAESIEINKDKCVYCLICKKSCPVNAIKAACRSCSYGEYDINPEDAITTGSSFIDDETCVKCGWCEEICPVDAAKVKKQYKGTLEVDEDKCTVCGTCIDVCPCDVLSFPESPGPATIIENINVDEQFCIHCGACERACPVDAIDVKITDVDYTPTKSKSWIDKFEALKE
- the moaA gene encoding GTP 3',8-cyclase MoaA, whose protein sequence is METKNNIGENISPFMEDNIDKDPSFDKGKNRVNNLNNNLENQVETPTETSTETLVETLVQNKVEDKYNRPIFSLRLSITNRCNINCLYCHHDGMMPSDKEMTPDEIFQILKVAKSLGIKKIRFSGGEPLIRKDIVEIVEKTASLDFKDISITTNGILLDKYAEDLFNAGLNRVNISFDTLNPDTYKKITSKSYLKEAKKGVLKAVEVGLNPVKLNMVIMKGINDDEVMEMFDFAKENGIVLQLIELMKSENCDDNAFSEEYHFDMGPLEKDLENMAEKIKTRKFMQDRKKYFIDDGEIEVVRPMDNTKFCENCTRLRITPEGKIKPCLLRNDNLIDIIGPIREGISQDKLKSIFLQGINNREPYYTNENH